In one Janibacter cremeus genomic region, the following are encoded:
- the pheS gene encoding phenylalanine--tRNA ligase subunit alpha, whose product MSGPNTNYDPVEVAALDPQVIEEAVQAALDAVAGAATLDELKRMRAAHQGDKSPLALANREIGALPPSAKADAGKRVGQARGKVKQAFAARQAELEEEREERILVEETQDLTVLRPHPRLGARHPISLVTERVEDIFVGMGWEIAEGPEVESEWLTFDALNIGPDHPARGEQDTFFVEPADAGVILRTHTSPVQIRTMLDREPPIYVLCPGKVFRTDDLDATHTPVFHQFEGLVVDRGVTMAHLRGALDTFVRGLFGEGIETRLRPNFFPFTEPSAEIDCRCWVCLGGDSGCRTCGGTGWIEMGGSGMVNRRVLAAGGIDPDEYTGFAFGLGIERSLMLRHGVADMRDIIEGDVRFSAAFGMEI is encoded by the coding sequence GTGTCAGGACCCAACACGAACTACGACCCGGTCGAGGTCGCCGCGCTCGATCCGCAGGTGATCGAGGAGGCCGTTCAGGCCGCTCTCGACGCCGTTGCGGGCGCCGCGACCCTCGACGAGCTGAAGCGGATGCGCGCGGCGCACCAGGGCGACAAGTCCCCGCTCGCGCTCGCCAACCGTGAGATCGGCGCACTGCCGCCGAGCGCGAAGGCCGACGCCGGCAAGCGCGTCGGGCAGGCCCGAGGCAAGGTCAAGCAGGCCTTCGCGGCACGGCAGGCCGAGCTGGAGGAGGAGCGCGAGGAGCGGATCCTCGTCGAGGAGACGCAGGACCTGACCGTCCTGCGGCCGCACCCGCGACTGGGCGCGCGGCACCCGATCAGCCTGGTGACCGAGCGCGTCGAGGACATCTTCGTCGGGATGGGCTGGGAGATCGCCGAGGGCCCCGAGGTCGAGTCCGAGTGGCTGACCTTCGATGCGCTGAACATCGGCCCGGACCACCCGGCACGCGGTGAGCAGGACACCTTCTTCGTCGAGCCCGCGGACGCCGGGGTCATCCTGCGCACGCACACCTCGCCGGTGCAGATCCGCACCATGCTCGACCGCGAGCCGCCGATCTACGTGCTGTGCCCGGGCAAGGTCTTCCGCACCGACGACCTCGACGCGACGCACACGCCGGTCTTCCACCAGTTCGAGGGCCTCGTCGTCGACAGGGGCGTCACCATGGCGCACCTGCGCGGTGCGCTCGACACCTTCGTCCGGGGCCTCTTCGGTGAGGGGATCGAGACCCGTCTGCGGCCGAACTTCTTCCCCTTCACCGAGCCGAGCGCCGAGATCGACTGCCGCTGCTGGGTGTGCCTGGGTGGCGACTCCGGCTGCCGCACCTGCGGAGGCACCGGCTGGATCGAGATGGGCGGTTCCGGCATGGTCAACCGCCGCGTCCTCGCGGCGGGTGGCATCGACCCGGACGAGTACACCGGCTTCGCCTTCGGCCTGGGCATCGAGCGCTCGCTCATGCTGCGCCACGGCGTCGCCGACATGAGGGACATCATCGAGGGTGACGTGCGCTTCTCGGCCGCGTTCGGGATGGAGATCTGA